In Brettanomyces bruxellensis chromosome 7, complete sequence, the sequence ctttcagttTTATTCTCGTTTTTCCCTCCGCAATTCTTCTCCCGCTTTTTCACTTTCCAGAAATAATTCTGGCCTGTTATGTATTCTCGTCGATCGACCCTGTGAGTCGCGAGGCGTGGATGTCAGGCTGTGGCTTAAGCTGTTGACGTTACTTCCAAATGCATGGTTTCAGACATCTATTTCAAAATGTTACAAGCACAAAAAGCAtgttaaaagaaaatacaaggTTAAAAGAGATGTCTTGTTAAAAGAAATGTCATATTAAAAGTAATGCCATGTTATAAGTAATGCCAtgttaaaagaaaacaccacattaaaagaaagttgccatattcaaaattatcATTGGTTAAAATATCGTCATCATAGCCTTACCTAAACGAACTCCATCTGCACCCACGATATTCATATAACGAATGTTACTGGTAAAGTAGTACAAGCtttaattaaatttatgccgtctaataataatttttattccttCCCTACCAGCTCTACTCCACTTGCTACCGCGGCAGCTTTTTTCCTCCACCCCGCCTTATCGGACCCAGCCGCCTTCCTAATCGGTACATGCCTAGGGCCGGCAACCCGTCCACTTTCCGCCAATGCGTTTCTTCCCCACTAACACgatagtaaaaaaaaatacttccGATCTTTTTCCCTCATAATCCAGCATGGTGGTGGtggctttatttttttccgtcattttcccccttttttcttatcgGTTATAAATCTAATTATCGTCTTTTCTGTATTTATCTGCACCCGCTTTTCCTAATCTCCATACACTTCCTTTCTCCTCCACACTTACCTtatcttttgaataaatttgctttctttacATCACACAAATACATTAACTCTATTCATTATTTACCTTATCGCACATCAATTATGGGCAATAACACCTCGAAACCTGCAGACCCTTCCTATACTTACTGCTCTAGGGCAACTGCATCCAacggaaaagaagatgatgaactCGTCCTCAAATTGCAGAACATGCTCTTGAATGAAAATCCTGTTGATGCTTCGGATGAAGAGGGGTTTTCGGGCAGTGCTGGCTCTGAATCATCCAGCGATCCAATCTCAGTTGATACATTGAATGAGTGGAATGAGGAATTGTTGTCAGACCCAAAGAACAAGCTTGCCCTCAACTGCTTCACGGGAAACGACATCAGAAAGATCATCTCGAAAACTGCCAAGATGAACAAAAGCAACCAGGACTTGTTTAATGTGACTGTTAAGTACGAAGGAAAGCCAATCACGAACCAGAAGTCTTCGGGAAGATGTTGGTTGTTTGCCTCAACAAATGTGTTCAAGGAGTTTATCAAGGCCAAGTTCAACCTGGAGGAGTTCGAATTCTCACAGAACTACCTCTTCTTTTATGACAAGTTGGAAAAGTGCAACTGGTTCTTGAACAGGATCCTTGAGTCGTCCGATGAGGATATTGACTCTCGTTTGGTCCAGTTTCTTCTCCAGATGCCAGAGAACGATGGCGGTCAATGGGACATGGTCGTGAACCTTGTCTCCAGGTACGGACTTGTGCCTAAGACGGCATACAACGACTCTGCATCGTCATTGAATTCCAGCCCTCTAAATTACTTGGTGAGTGAGAAATTGCGCGAGTATGCACTAATCTTGAGAAAGCTGAAGCGCGATGAGAGCGAGAAGTTCGAGGATGGAGAGGAGGGACTAGCTGCGTCGATCGCCGCCGCCAAGAAGTCGATGTTGCAGCAGATATACAACATTCTTGCACTCACGCTTGGTGTTCCTCCTAAGCCAGACGAGAAGTTTGTCTGGGAGTACAAGGATAAGGACGGGAATTACGGCCGCATCAACACCACTCCGGTGGGATTCTACACGGATGTTTTGGGCTTTAAAGCCGACGAGTACTTCTCGTTGATCAACGACCCAAGAAATGTCGAGGGTTTGTACACTGTGGACAAGTTGGGCAATATCGAGGGT encodes:
- a CDS encoding uncharacterized protein (MEROPS:MER0002481) encodes the protein MGNNTSKPADPSYTYCSRATASNGKEDDELVLKLQNMLLNENPVDASDEEGFSGSAGSESSSDPISVDTLNEWNEELLSDPKNKLALNCFTGNDIRKIISKTAKMNKSNQDLFNVTVKYEGKPITNQKSSGRCWLFASTNVFKEFIKAKFNLEEFEFSQNYLFFYDKLEKCNWFLNRILESSDEDIDSRLVQFLLQMPENDGGQWDMVVNLVSRYGLVPKTAYNDSASSLNSSPLNYLVSEKLREYALILRKLKRDESEKFEDGEEGLAASIAAAKKSMLQQIYNILALTLGVPPKPDEKFVWEYKDKDGNYGRINTTPVGFYTDVLGFKADEYFSLINDPRNVEGLYTVDKLGNIEGGKPIEYVNTSISNLKQAAIAMLQDNHPVFFGSDVGKFEDTSIGLLDTKSWDYKLGFGTDMNLSKKQRLLTGSSQMTHAMVLTGVHLVDGKPIRWRVENSWGEYGPHKGYFVMSDRWFNEYVFQIVTSAKYADKKLVDFWKSKDYKVLPYYDPMGALA